GATGGCCGGGGCCGGTGGACCGTACCCGGCCGGGCCCGACCGACAGAGAAGCCGGCGCGGCTCTCAATCCCCGCTCCCGGAGGGTTCTTCCGTGCCGGCTGGAACGCTGTACCGCGGCCGGGAAGGCATGTGGTCCTGGGTGGCTCACCGAGTCACCGGCGTCCTCATCTTCTTCTTCCTGTTCGTACACGTGCTGGACACCGCTCTCGTCCGTGTCTCCCCCGAGGACTACGACAAGGTCGTAGCCGTTTACAAGGCCCCCATCGTCGCGCTGCTGGAGTACGGCCTCGTGGCCGCCGTCCTCTTCCACGCGCTCAACGGCCTGCGGGTCATCGCCGTCGACTTCTGGTCGAAGGGCCCGCGTTACCAGAAGCAGATGCTCTGGTCCGTCGTCGGTATCTGGGTCGTGCTGATGGCCGGGGCGCTGTACCCCGTCCTCGGTCACGCAGTCCGCGAAGTCTTCGGGAGCTGACACAGATGTCCACCACTGAGACCTCCGCTTCCGGTATCGGGCCCGTCGAGGGCGCGGGCGCGCTGTCGTCGTTCAGCGTCGACAACCCTGCCCCCCTCATCGAGGCCCCGCGCAAGCGCACCACGAAGACCCCCAAGTCGACCCGCGGCAACTTCGAGATGTACGGCTGGCTCTTCATGCGCCTGTCCGGCGTCGTGCTGGTCGTCCTGGTCATCGGCCACCTGCTCATCCAGCTCGTCCTCGACGGCGGCGTCTCCAAGATCGGCTTCGCCTTCGTGGCCGGCCGCTGGGCCTCCCCGTTCTGGCAGACCTGGGACCTGCTGATGCTGTGGCTGGCGATGCTGCACGGCGCCAACGGTCTGCGTACGGTCATCAACGACTACGCGGAGCGCCCGAACACGCGTCTGTGGCTGAAGGGCCTGCTGTACACCGCCACGGTGTTCACGATCCTGCTGGGCACGCTGGTGATCTTCACCTTCGACCCGAACATCCGCTAGGCACGGGGCTGAGGCAACCACTCATGAAGTTCCACAAGTACGACACCGTCATCGTCGGCGCCGGCGGCGCCGGCATGCGCGCCGCCATCGAGGCGACGAAGCGCAGCCGCACCGCCGTGCTGACGAAGCTCTACCCCACCCGCTCCCACACGGGCGCCGCGCAGGGCGGCATGGCCGCCGCGCTGGCCAACGTGGAGGAGGACAACTGGGAGTGGCACACCTTCGACACCGTCAAGGGCGGTGACTACCTGGTTGACCAGGACGCCGCCGAGATCCTCGCGAAGGAGGCCATCGACTCGGTCCTCGACCTGGAGAAGATGGGCCTGCCCTTCAACCGGACGCCCGACGGGACGATCGACCAGCGCCGTTTCGGCGGTCACTCCCGCAACCACGGAGAGGCGCCGGTCCGCCGCTCCTGCTACGCGGCCGACCGCACCGGCCACATGATCCTCCAGACGCTGTACCAGAACTGCGTCAAGGAGGGCGTGGAGTTCTTCAACGAGTTCTACGTCCTCGACCAGCTGATCACCGAGGTCGACGGCGTCAAGCGCTCGGCGGGCGTCGTCGCGTACGAGCTCGCGACCGGTGAGATCCACGTCTTCCAGGCGAAGTCCGTGATCTACGCGTCCGGCGGCACCGGCAAGTTCTTCAAGGTGACGTCCAACGCGCACACCCTGACGGGTGACGGCCAGGCGGCGGTCTACCGCCGGGGCCTGCCGCTGGAGGACATGGAGTTCTTCCAGTTCCACCCGACCGGCAT
This genomic interval from Streptomyces dengpaensis contains the following:
- a CDS encoding succinate dehydrogenase hydrophobic membrane anchor subunit, yielding MSTTETSASGIGPVEGAGALSSFSVDNPAPLIEAPRKRTTKTPKSTRGNFEMYGWLFMRLSGVVLVVLVIGHLLIQLVLDGGVSKIGFAFVAGRWASPFWQTWDLLMLWLAMLHGANGLRTVINDYAERPNTRLWLKGLLYTATVFTILLGTLVIFTFDPNIR
- the sdhC gene encoding succinate dehydrogenase, cytochrome b556 subunit; translated protein: MPAGTLYRGREGMWSWVAHRVTGVLIFFFLFVHVLDTALVRVSPEDYDKVVAVYKAPIVALLEYGLVAAVLFHALNGLRVIAVDFWSKGPRYQKQMLWSVVGIWVVLMAGALYPVLGHAVREVFGS